The DNA sequence CTACCGACGGACACCGAAGTGTAGAAATCGGCACCCTGAGTTTTGCCTACGCGTGTGCGCTCGCGGCGGTAGTAGCCCTCGGTGGGGTGGTAGAGCGCGAGGCGCGAAAAGTCGGCATAGTTCAGCCGGCCAGAGGCGTCGGCGGCCTCGCGGAGGGCGGAAAGGAGTGGGGCGGATGGTGTTTCACGGGTTGCCACGGCGCGCAGAATTGTTCCTGATGGGCTTTTGCGCAAGCATTGGCGCGAGAGTTTTTGCAATGAGATACTTGGCAATAGAGAGTTCGTGTGACGAGTCGGCCTTGGCGTTGTTTGACAGCGACCGCGGCCTGCTCGGCGAGTGGGTGCATTCGCAAATCGCGCTGCATGGTGAATACGGCGGTGTGGTGCCCGACCTGGCCAGCCGCGAGCACGTGAATAATTTCGGCCCGTTGCTTGCCAAAGCGCAGGCCGATGTGGCGCTGGAACCGGTGGACACAATCGCCGTCACCACCGGCCCGGGGCTCGCTGGCTGTTTGGCGGTGGGCATTGCCGTGGCCAAGTCGCTCTCGCTGGCCTGGGGCGCGCCGCTAATCGCGGTCAACCACCTGCGCGGGCATGCGTTTTCGCCGTTCATCGCGCTGCATGAGGAGGCCCCGGCGGACTTCGAAGCGAACTTGCAAAAACGGCTCCCGCACCTGGGCCTGCTGGTCTCGGGGGGGAACACGGTGCTATTTTTAATCGGTGAAGACCGACGCATTCGCTTGCTGGCGCAGACCGTCGACGACGCGGCAGGCGAAGCGATCGACAAGGGGGCCAAGCTGCTCGGCATGCCATACCCTGGCGGTATTCAGATTGAAAAAACGGCGGCTGAGGGCCAAACCGGCCGCTTTGATTTTCCCACTGGTATCGCAAAAAGCACGGATTTCCGGTTCAGTTTTTCCGGGCTCAAGACCAGCTTGCGCTATCAATTGGAAGCGATGAGCGATGATGAACTTGCTTCGGCAATGTCGGATATTTGCGCCGATTATCAGGCTGCCATCGTCCGCCAGCTCGTGAATAAAACGCGCCACGTCTTGGCGAAAAACAAGGTGGCGAGCGTGGGGCTTTCTGGCGGTGTAGCTAATAACACCCTGCTGCGCAATGAGATGGAAAACCTGGCACGAAAGAAGCGCCTGCCGCTGCTCATGGCTCAGCGCAAACACACGGGGGACAACGCCGCGATGATCGCCTTCGCTGGGTGGGTGGACCCAGAGGCCCCGGAGCAGCTGATTGGAGAAATGACATTTGATCCTTCGGTGCCGCTTGCATTAGCTTAGCTGCTAGCCTATTTCACTATCTTGACTATTTTACCTAAGATAGTTAATTTTGTTGTCAGGAAGTCAAAACTCGCCCAACTATTATAGAGATTATGGCCGAAACTAACGTTAAGAAGTTGTCGAAGAACGAAACGATCAAGGAGAACAGTAACTTTCTCCGGGGCACGATCCTGGAAGGGTTGGCCGATGTCAGCACCGGTGCCTTGTCCGACGACGATGGCCAACTGACGAAGTTTCACGGCATTTACCAGCAGGACGACCGCGATGTGCGCAACGAGCGCCGCAAGCAGAAGCTCGACAAGGCTTACAGCTTCATGGCGCGTGTGCGTGTGCCGGGTGGTGTTTGCACGCCGAAGCAATGGCTGGAGATGGACCGCCTGTCCGATCAGTTTGCCAACGGCACACTGAAGCTCACCACACGGCAGGCGTTCCAGTTTCATGGCATCATCAA is a window from the Cerasicoccus sp. TK19100 genome containing:
- the tsaD gene encoding tRNA (adenosine(37)-N6)-threonylcarbamoyltransferase complex transferase subunit TsaD, giving the protein MRYLAIESSCDESALALFDSDRGLLGEWVHSQIALHGEYGGVVPDLASREHVNNFGPLLAKAQADVALEPVDTIAVTTGPGLAGCLAVGIAVAKSLSLAWGAPLIAVNHLRGHAFSPFIALHEEAPADFEANLQKRLPHLGLLVSGGNTVLFLIGEDRRIRLLAQTVDDAAGEAIDKGAKLLGMPYPGGIQIEKTAAEGQTGRFDFPTGIAKSTDFRFSFSGLKTSLRYQLEAMSDDELASAMSDICADYQAAIVRQLVNKTRHVLAKNKVASVGLSGGVANNTLLRNEMENLARKKRLPLLMAQRKHTGDNAAMIAFAGWVDPEAPEQLIGEMTFDPSVPLALA